From a region of the Mycobacteroides saopaulense genome:
- a CDS encoding SRPBCC family protein — MIQERIDIAVAARPETVLEVLKDVESVDSWLRPHLPSWPPVTSNMTVVESFEDGSPRLVRTISSTLGISDDSLTEYEWYPDGCQLTLLESRTLRHNVSRFTVIPDDPESRLTAEISLDLKIRLPGLLERQLKKSQMGFVRSFQQALAAESARRELRS, encoded by the coding sequence GTGATCCAGGAACGCATCGACATCGCCGTGGCTGCCCGGCCGGAGACCGTCCTCGAGGTGCTCAAGGACGTCGAATCGGTCGACAGTTGGCTCCGTCCCCACCTGCCGTCGTGGCCACCCGTCACGAGCAACATGACCGTGGTCGAATCGTTCGAGGACGGCTCACCACGCCTGGTGCGCACCATCAGTTCCACACTCGGAATCTCGGACGATTCCCTGACCGAATATGAGTGGTATCCCGACGGCTGCCAGCTCACCCTGCTGGAGAGTAGAACCCTGCGTCACAACGTCAGCCGGTTCACGGTCATCCCCGATGACCCCGAATCCCGACTGACCGCGGAGATCTCCCTCGACCTGAAGATCCGGCTGCCCGGACTGCTGGAGCGCCAGCTCAAGAAGTCCCAGATGGGGTTCGTACGCAGTTTCCAGCAGGCGCTGGCGGCGGAGTCAGCTCGGCGCGAATTGCGTTCCTAG
- a CDS encoding TetR family transcriptional regulator, whose protein sequence is MAPERKHTSDAILDAVRSLLLDGGPRAATIAAIASASGAPPGTLNHRFGNREAIMSATWLRAVERFHEAAFRALQSSDDPIEIAVALALSVPTFARAYPDDARLLFSLRSADVLGAGAGASLDQMNAPLFTAMRDLTRTVYGRGDARSRDRLMRAVVDLPYAAVRRHMPALPGWLEDDLAEAARILLASR, encoded by the coding sequence ATGGCGCCCGAACGCAAACACACCAGCGATGCCATCCTCGACGCAGTGCGCTCACTCCTACTCGACGGCGGTCCGCGCGCCGCGACCATCGCGGCCATCGCCAGTGCCTCGGGTGCGCCGCCCGGCACCCTGAATCACCGCTTCGGCAACCGCGAGGCCATCATGTCGGCGACCTGGCTGCGCGCCGTCGAACGGTTCCACGAGGCCGCTTTCCGGGCGCTGCAGTCCAGTGACGATCCCATTGAAATCGCCGTCGCGCTTGCGCTTTCGGTCCCCACATTCGCACGCGCCTATCCAGATGACGCCCGTCTGCTGTTCTCACTACGCAGCGCCGACGTCCTTGGCGCCGGCGCGGGCGCCAGCCTGGACCAGATGAACGCGCCGCTGTTCACCGCCATGCGAGATCTGACGCGGACCGTCTACGGCCGCGGCGACGCACGGTCTCGTGATCGGCTCATGCGCGCCGTGGTGGACTTGCCCTATGCCGCCGTACGCCGCCATATGCCCGCTCTGCCCGGATGGCTGGAAGATGATCTGGCAGAGGCGGCCCGCATCCTGTTGGCGTCGCGGTGA